A window of the Pelagicoccus albus genome harbors these coding sequences:
- a CDS encoding family 43 glycosylhydrolase translates to MKKPTTISLLLAALCSPYTPGVSAEESSYLLTSFRGNGDGLHLAYSYDARDWTDLGQVYLEPAVGSKLMRDPHILLTEDGTYHMVWTSGWADLGIGYASSKNLTDWSEQKYLPLMEGVEGARQCWAPEIYYDKKKKSYVIVWSTSVTNDKTGETKFRAYYTQTKDFEKLSKPKILFDPGFNNIDTTILEQDGAYYAIFKETDDQEAKNYGSIHVAKSKRLTDPYSLLENVILDKEQAEGPTVVDTGKAVYVYFDYYTQHWYGARKSSDWQNWEKPEEDIAFPEGQRHGSIFQAPESLVQSLLEEAASVAPPPALQGEFTADPAIRVFGDKYYIYPTSDRPYWNTKEFAVWSSPNLVDWKKENVFLDLREDITWADNKAWAPDCIEHNGKYYFYFCGEHNIGVAVADSPTGPFKDALGHPLVDNETIKTFSIDPYAFIDDDGQPYLYFGNGTPTVYRLNDDMISFEGEHVEFPLRDFREGIVVFKRNGKYYFMWSIDDARSPDYRVGWGVSDSPYGPVVSPEAEEDFIVLRQNGPAQGTAHHSIVNVPGTDRWYVAYHRHAVPGGGGYKRETCIVKMEFDEEGNILPMDPMKPAFENGDKGEPINVSE, encoded by the coding sequence ATGAAAAAACCCACCACCATATCACTGCTGCTTGCAGCGCTTTGCAGTCCCTACACCCCGGGAGTCTCTGCCGAAGAATCATCTTATCTTCTGACATCCTTCCGAGGCAATGGAGACGGTCTCCACCTCGCCTATTCATATGACGCAAGGGACTGGACTGACTTGGGCCAAGTCTACTTGGAGCCAGCAGTAGGCTCGAAGCTGATGCGCGACCCTCACATCTTGCTAACCGAAGATGGCACCTATCACATGGTCTGGACCTCGGGGTGGGCGGATCTAGGAATCGGATATGCCTCCTCGAAGAATCTTACAGACTGGTCAGAGCAAAAATACCTTCCCTTGATGGAGGGCGTCGAAGGAGCGCGCCAATGCTGGGCTCCAGAAATCTACTACGACAAGAAAAAGAAGTCCTACGTCATCGTTTGGTCAACTTCGGTAACCAACGATAAGACAGGGGAGACAAAATTCAGGGCTTACTACACTCAGACCAAAGATTTCGAAAAACTCAGCAAACCGAAGATCCTCTTCGATCCAGGTTTCAACAACATAGACACAACAATACTGGAGCAGGACGGGGCGTACTACGCTATCTTTAAGGAAACAGACGACCAGGAGGCCAAAAACTACGGATCCATTCATGTCGCCAAATCCAAAAGACTAACCGATCCCTACTCCCTTCTCGAAAATGTAATCTTGGACAAAGAGCAAGCCGAGGGTCCCACTGTAGTGGATACAGGCAAAGCGGTCTACGTTTACTTCGACTACTACACGCAGCACTGGTACGGGGCACGCAAATCATCAGACTGGCAAAATTGGGAAAAGCCCGAGGAAGATATTGCATTTCCCGAGGGACAACGGCACGGATCGATTTTCCAAGCTCCCGAGAGCCTCGTCCAATCCCTACTAGAGGAGGCAGCTTCTGTTGCACCTCCACCAGCCCTACAGGGCGAGTTCACAGCGGATCCCGCCATTCGCGTATTCGGTGATAAATACTATATCTACCCAACCTCAGATCGTCCTTACTGGAACACCAAGGAGTTCGCGGTCTGGTCTTCGCCAAACCTGGTCGATTGGAAGAAGGAAAACGTCTTCCTTGACCTCAGAGAAGATATCACATGGGCAGACAACAAGGCATGGGCACCAGACTGCATTGAACACAACGGAAAGTACTACTTCTACTTTTGCGGCGAACACAACATCGGTGTCGCAGTTGCCGACAGCCCGACAGGACCTTTCAAAGACGCCCTTGGGCATCCACTCGTCGACAATGAAACGATCAAAACCTTCAGCATCGATCCATACGCTTTTATTGACGATGATGGGCAACCCTATCTCTACTTCGGAAACGGAACCCCAACTGTGTATCGGTTAAACGACGACATGATTTCCTTTGAAGGAGAACACGTCGAATTTCCTCTCCGCGATTTCCGCGAAGGAATAGTCGTTTTCAAGCGAAACGGAAAGTACTACTTCATGTGGTCGATCGATGACGCAAGAAGCCCAGACTACAGAGTGGGATGGGGCGTTTCGGACTCTCCTTACGGTCCTGTCGTCAGTCCAGAAGCGGAGGAGGATTTTATAGTTTTGCGCCAAAATGGCCCCGCACAGGGTACTGCCCACCACAGCATAGTAAACGTTCCCGGAACGGATCGCTGGTATGTCGCCTATCACCGGCATGCAGTACCAGGAGGCGGTGGATACAAACGCGAGACCTGCATCGTGAAAATGGAGTTTGATGAAGAAGGAAACATACTGCCCATGGACCCGATGAAGCCTGCCTTTGAAAATGGTGACAAAGGCGAGCCCATAAATGTAAGCGAATAA